A region from the Triticum urartu cultivar G1812 chromosome 1, Tu2.1, whole genome shotgun sequence genome encodes:
- the LOC125516013 gene encoding ABC transporter G family member 23-like: MDQDLSSELDPALLLSTSASSSSPQDSASPSFSFYPPSPPEYTLAVTNLSCPAPRRANATLLPRFLPSFSAAPPPAAEGLLNSVSFIASSSNILAVVGPSGAGKSTLLRILSGRGTGSEIAKAPTVCINGHAVTSRAQLRRTCGFVTQDDNLLPLLTVRETILFAARFRLGSSVTARERHERVEALMQELRLSEVADSYVGGGGGEAMSPSRGVSGGERKRVSIAVDMVHDPPVLLLDEPTSGLDSRSAVDVLALLHEVARARRQVVVLSIHQPSYRMLGYISSLLLLSRGAVAHCGSLRSLEDALARLGHKIPAQLNPLELAMEVTEQLQADRAKFAELRDSDQYEEERESPGVANGSLQVPEHGYRSRAVEVAALTVRCWRTMYRTQQLFAARAAQAVVGGLGLGSVFFRVRADPDGLALRLGLFAFSLSFLLSSTVEALPILLHERRVLMREASRRAYRLSSYVVANALVFAPCLLAVAVLFSAPVYWLVGLRASLAAFGFFVLAVWLIVLMASSLVLFLSAVSPDFILGNSLICIFLGVFFLFSGYFIPKESIPRYWAFMYYVSMYRYPLDLLLINEYGGGARDKCVAWVGGDAMTGDGVCLSTGGDVLRGRGVDEGMRWVNVGVMLGFFLVYRIMCWAVLVRRASKTTL, encoded by the coding sequence ATGGATCAGGACCTGTCGTCGGAGCTGGACCCGGCGCTCCTCCTCTCCACGTCGGCGTCCTCGTCGTCGCCGCAGGACTCCGCGTCGCCGTCCTTCTCCTTCTACCCGCCCTCCCCTCCGGAGTACACCCTCGCCGTCACCAACCTCTCCTGCCCAGCGCCGCGCCGCGCCAACGCCACCCTCCTCCCGAGGTTCTTGCCCTCCTTCTCCGCGGCCCCGCCCCCCGCCGCCGAGGGGCTCCTCAACTCCGTCTCCTTCATCGCGTCCAGCTCAAACATCCTGGCCGTCGTGGGCCCCAGCGGCGCCGGCAAGTCGACGCTCCTCCGCATCCTGTCCGGCCGCGGCACCGGCTCGGAGATCGCCAAGGCGCCCACCGTGTGCATCAACGGCCACGCCGTCACCTCCCGCGCGCAGCTGCGCCGGACGTGCGGCTTCGTGACGCAGGACGACAACCTCCTGCCGCTGCTCACCGTCCGCGAGACCATCCTCTTCGCCGCGCGCTTCAGGCTCGGCTCCTCCGTGACCGCGCGGGAGCGGCACGAGCGGGTGGAGGCGCTCATGCAGGAGCTAAGGCTGTCGGAGGTGGCCGACAGCtacgtcggcggcggcggcggcgaggccaTGTCGCCGTCCCGCGGGGTGTCCGGGGGCGAGCGCAAGCGGGTGTCCATCGCGGTGGACATGGTGCACGACCCGCCGGTGCTGCTGCTGGACGAGCCCACGTCGGGGCTGGACAGCCGGTCGGCCGTGGACGTGCTGGCGCTGCTGCACGAGGTGGCGCGCGCGCGGCGGCAGGTGGTGGTGCTCAGCATCCACCAGCCCAGCTACCGCATGCTCGGCTACATCTCctcgctgctgctgctctcccgcGGCGCCGTCGCGCACTGCGGCTCGCTGAGGTCGCTCGAGGACGCGCTGGCGAGGCTGGGCCACAAGATCCCCGCGCAGCTCAACCCGCTGGAGCTGGCCATGGAGGTCACCGAGCAGCTCCAGGCGGACCGCGCCAAGTTCGCCGAGCTCAGGGACAGCGACCAGTACGAGGAGGAAAGGGAAAGCCCCGGCGTCGCCAACGGCAGCCTTCAGGTGCCCGAGCACGGGTACCGCAGCCGCGCCGTGGAGGTGGCGGCGCTGACAGTGCGCTGCTGGCGCACCATGTACCGCACGCAGCAGCTCTTcgcggcgcgggcggcgcagGCGGTGGTCGGCGGCCTGGGCCTCGGCAGCGTCTTCTTCCGCGTGCGCGCCGACCCGGACGGGCTGGCGCTCCGGCTGGGCCTCTTCGCCTTCAGCCTCAgcttcctcctctcctccaccgtGGAGGCGCTGCCCATCCTCCTCCACGAGCGGCGCGTGCTGATGCGCGAGGCCTCCCGCCGCGCCTACCGCCTGTCCTCCTACGTGGTGGCCAACGCGCTGGTGTTCGCGCCGTGCCTGCTCGCCGTGGCGGTCCTCTTCTCGGCGCCCGTGTACTGGCTGGTGGGCCTCCGCGCCtccctggccgccttcgggttcTTCGTGCTCGCCGTGTGGCTCATCGTGCTCATGGCCAGCTCCCTGGTGCTCTTCCTCAGCGCCGTGTCCCCGGACTTCATCCTCGGCAACTCGCTCATCTGCATCTTCCTGGGCGTCTTCTTCCTCTTCTCCGGCTACTTCATACCCAAGGAGAGCATCCCGAGGTACTGGGCCTTCATGTACTACGTGTCCATGTACAGGTACCCGCTGGACCTGCTGCTCATCAACGAGTACGGGGGCGGCGCCAGGGACAAGTGCGTGGCGTGGGTGGGAGGGGACGCCATGACCGGTGACGGCGTTTGCTTGAGCACCGGAGGCGACGTGCTGAGGGGGAGAGGGGTCGACGAGGGCATGAGGTGGGTCAATGTGGGTGTCATGCTGGGCTTCTTCCTCGTGTACAGGATCATGTGCTGGGCTGTGCTGGTGAGGAGGGCGTCCAAGACCACTCTCTGA
- the LOC125516006 gene encoding PH, RCC1 and FYVE domains-containing protein 1-like → MMSDASSDLGGGRAGPVERDIEQAITALKKGAYLLKYGRRGKPKFCPFRLSNDESILIWFSGKEEKQLRLSHVSRIIPGQRTAIFQRYPRPEKECQSFSLISHDRSLDIICKDKDEAEVWFAGLKTLISRSHQRKWRTESRSDMLSSGTTSPRTYTRRSSPLSSPFSSNDSVHKDGSENYRLRSPYGSPPKVGLDKAFSDIVSYAAPPRPFFPSDSNVGSVHSVSSGHSDNTNGNSRGISMDAFRVSLSSAVSSSSHGSGHDDGDALGDVFIWGEGTGEGILGGGNSRVGSSSGAKMDCLVPKPLEFAGRLDVQNISCGGRHATLVTKQGEVYSWGEESGGRLGHGVDCDVPQPKLIDALAHMNIELVACGEYHTCAVTLSGDLYTWGNGTFNFGLSGHGNEVSHWMPKRLNGPLEGIHVSSISCGPWHTAVVTSAGQLFTFGDGSFGVLGHGDRQSISVPREVESLKGLRTVRAACGVWHTAAVVEVMVGNSSSSNCSSGKIFTWGDGDKGRLGHGDKETRLVPTCVASLVEPNFCQVACGHCFTVALTTSGHVYTMGSSVYGQLGNPQADGMVPARVEGKLHKNFVEEISCGAYHVAVLTSRTEVYTWGKGANGRLGHGDTDDRNSPTLVEALKDKQVRSVVCGINFTAAICIHKWVSGVDQSMCSGCRLPFNLRRKRHNCYNCALVFCHSCSSKKSLKASLAPNPNKPYRVCDSCYGKLNKGPETDRYSSAKRGAILQGFNDSINDDLETRSNVQLSRLSSMESFKNMDSRYSKKNKKFEFNSSRVSPIPNGSSHWSGLNISKSFGSSKKFFSASVPGSRIASRATSPVSRRTSPPRSTTPTPTLGGLTSPRVVVDGAKPIKDSVSQEVIHLRSQVENLTRKSHLLEVELERTTKQLKEAISIAGEETAKCKAAKEVIKSLTAQLKGMAEKLPEGAGAGAGAGAGAGAVKHSRLPPLSGVPVNDISMATENLGSPRNSGEPYLNGSNGLIVSNGPSSVRNKTHLEVGKNGTKQPDSDSKPESEWVEQDEPGVYITLTALPGGARDLRRVRFSRKRFSETQAEQWWQENRARVYELYNVRVVDKSLASIDSDVPH, encoded by the exons ATGATGTCGGACGCCTCGTCGGATCTCGGCGGCGGCAGGGCCGGGCCCGTGGAGCGCGACATCGAGCAG GCCATCACTGCTCTCAAGAAAGGAGCATACCTGCTGAAGTATGGACGTAGAGGGAAGCCAAAATTTTGTCCCTTCAGGCTTTCCAAT GATGAATCTATATTGATTTGGTTCTCAGGGAAAGAGGAGAAGCAACTAAGATTGAGTCATGTGTCTAGAATAATTCCTGGACAGCGAACT GCGATTTTTCAGAGGTATCCACGACCTGAGAAGGAATGCCAGTCATTTTCTCTCATATCCCATGATAGATCATTGGACATT ATATGCAAAGATAAAGATGAAGCTGAAGTGTGGTTTGCTGGGCTAAAAACACTGATATCACGTAGTCACCAAAGAAAATGGAGAACAGAATCAAGAAGTGATATGCTTTCCTCTGGTACAACTAGTCCAAGAACTTACACGAGAAGGAGCTCTCCCTTGAGTTCTCCTTTCAGTAGCAATGATAGTGTCCACAAG GATGGCAGCGAAAATTATCGACTCCGGAGTCCATATGGGAGTCCACCAAAGGTTGGCTTGGACAAGGCCTTCTCTGACATTGTATCATatgcagccccacctagaccctTCTTCCCATCGGATTCTAATGTTGGATCAGTTCACTCTGTGTCTTCTGGGCACTCAGATAACACAAATGGGAACTCGAGGGGCATCTCAATGGATGCTTTCCGAGTTAGTTTATCAAGTGCTGTCAGTTCATCAAGTCATGGTTCTGGTCATGATGATGGTGATGCTCTAGGTGATGTTTTCATTTGGGGAGAGGGAACTGGAGAGGGAATTCTTGGTGGTGGCAATTCAAGGGTTGGAAGTTCCTCGGGTGCAAAGATGGATTGTCTTGTACCGAAGCCATTGGAGTTTGCTGGAAGGCTTGATGTGCAGAACATTTCATGTGGAGGAAGGCATGCTACACTTGTCACTAAGCAGGGAGAGGTCTACTCTTGGGGTGAGGAGTCAGGTGGGCGTCTTGGTCATGGTGTGGACTGTGACGTGCCCCAGCCAAAACTTATCGATGCTCTTGCTCATATGAACATTGAGCTAGTAGCATGTGGTGAGTACCATACTTGCGCAGTCACGCTCTCTGGAGATTTGTACACATGGGGAAATGGCACCTTTAATTTTGGACTTTCAGGTCATGGGAATGAAGTCAGTCATTGGATGCCCAAAAGGCTCAATGGACCATTAGAAGGCATACATGTTTCGTCTATTTCATGTGGCCCTTGGCACACGGCTGTAGTAACATCTGCAGGTCAGCTATTCACATTTGGAGATGGCTCTTTTGGAGTTCTAGGTCATGGAGATCGTCAGAGTATTTCGGTACCAAGGGAGGTGGAATCCCTGAAAGGGCTACGGACTGTTCGGGCAGCTTGTGGTGTGTGGCACACAGCCGCCGTTGTTGAAGTTATGGTTGGGAATTCAAGTTCCAGCAATTGTTCTTCTGGCAAGATATTTACATGGGGTGATGGTGATAAAGGTCGTTTGGGACATGGTGACAAAGAAACAAGACTTGTCCCAACATGCGTGGCTTCTTTGGTTGAGCCTAACTTTTGCCAAGTAGCTTGTGGTCATTGTTTCACGGTGGCACTAACAACCTCAGGGCATGTGTACACAATGGGAAGTTCTGTCTATGGTCAGCTTGGAAATCCACAAGCAGATGGCATGGTTCCTGCGCGTGTTGAAGGAAAGCTACATAAAAACTTTGTGGAGGAGATTTCATGTGGCGCTTATCATGTTGCTGTTTTGACTTCCAGGACAGAGGTGTATACATGGGGTAAAGGTGCTAATGGCCGGTTAGGACATGGTGATACTGATGATAGGAATTCTCCTACACTAGTTGAAGCTCTGAAAGATAAGCAAGTCAGGAGTGTTGTTTGTGGAATTAACTTCACTGCAGCAATATGCATTCACAAGTGGGTGTCTGGAGTTGATCAGTCCATGTGTTCTGGATGTCGCTTGCCGTTTAACTTGAGGAGAAAACGGCATAATTGCTACAACTGTGCTCTTGTATTTTGTCATTCCTGCAGCAGTAAGAAATCTCTGAAGGCTTCATTAGCACCAAACCCAAACAAGCCTTACCGTGTCTGTGATAGCTGCTACGGTAAACTTAATAAGGGACCTGAGACAGATAGGTATTCTTCAGCAAAGCGCGGAGCTATCTTACAAGGGTTCAATGATTCTATCAATGATGATTTGGAGACAAGATCAAATGTCCAATTGTCTAGATTGTCATCAATGGAATCCTTCAAGAACATGGATAGCAGATATTCAAAGAAAAATAAGAAGTTTGAATTTAATAGCAGCCGTGTTTCCCCTATTCCAAATGGCAGCTCTCACTGGAGCGGGCTCAACATTTCTAAATCTTTTGGCTCATCAAAGAAATTTTTCTCAGCGTCGGTTCCTGGATCAAGAATTGCTTCTAGGGCAACGTCACCTGTCTCAAGAAGAACAAGCCCTCCTCGATCTACAACTCCAACACCTACCTTGGGTGGTCTAACATCTCCTAGAGTTGTTGTAGATGGTGCAAAGCCAATAAAGGATAGTGTAAGCCAAGAGGTTATACATTTGAGATCGCAG GTGGAAAATCTTACCCGGAAGTCCCATCTACTGGAAGTTGAATTGGAGAGAACAACTAAACAGTTAAAGGAAGCTATTTCCATTGCAGGGGAGGAAACTGCGAAGTGCAAAGCTGCAAAAGAAGTAATCAAGTCGCTCACTGCACAA TTGAAGGGTATGGCAGAgaagctacctgaaggagcaggagcaggagcaggGGCAGGGGCAGGGGCAGGGGCAGTTAAGCACAGTAGACTGCCACCACTTTCTGGAGTGCCTGTTAATGACATATCAATGGCAACTGAGAATTTAGGTAGCCCAAGAAATTCAGGAGAGCCATATTTGAACGGGTCTAATGGGTTGATTGTTTCTAATGGACCAAGTTCAGTTAGAAATAAGACTCACCTGGAAGTTGGCAAGAATGGAACCAAACAGCCCGATTCAGACTCTAAGCCTGAGTCTGAATGGGTAGAGCAAGATGAACCAGGGGTCTACATCACCCTTACTGCCCTACCTGGAGGGGCTAGAGATCTTAGGAGGGTACGGTTCAG CCGGAAGCGTTTCAGCGAGACGCAAGCAGAGCAATGGTGGCAAGAGAACCGGGCAAGGGTATACGAGCTGTATAACGTTCGTGTGGTGGACAAATCTCTCGCCAGTATTGATAGTGATGTACCTCACTGA